One Kitasatospora sp. MAP12-44 DNA segment encodes these proteins:
- a CDS encoding amino acid adenylation domain-containing protein, whose amino-acid sequence MSKNAIEDILPVTPVQEGLLFHALYDESSADVYTAQFVFELHGPLDHAALRAAAQAVVRRHPALRSAFRQRPTGEWVQVVATDAPLLWRELDLSALPSAERGARLERLLADDRTHRFELGRPRLVRFSLLRLDQERHVLVLMNHHLVLDGWSTAQLMGELFTLYARGEAGEAAGALPAVRPYRDFLGWLGKQDRQQALDAWRSALAGVEEPTLLAGQQHAAVAQRPERVELEFSAEQTQALLGTARSHGLTLNSLVQGAWGILLGTLTGRSDVLFGAAVSGRPAELAGAEEIVGLLINTVPVRVRLDRNETVAELLTTVQAEQAALTPYHHTALTDLHAVTGQSALFDTLLVFENYPVDLAAMRLPGGPAVADVQVWDSAHYPLRLLVVPGTRLQITLDYRPDLLDRAAVERIAQRLHRLLPAMAADPRRPVARLDLLTADERELLESWNSTAHPLPDLPDTTLPDTTLPVLIERQAARTPDATALDGPGGSRTYAQLSADVNQLAHLLAELGAGPETTVGVALPRSADLLLALLAVLKSGAAYLPLDPDYPPSRTADILADAAPLLVLTSAALAAAVPAHLPALVLDDEQVQARLRAQPRTDPAFGRPHGGSPAYVIYTSGSTGRPKGVVVEHRAIVNRLLWMQDRYRLDATDRVLQKTPAGFDVSVWEFFWPLISGAAVVVAPPGAHREPDRLARLIQDAGVTTAHFVPSMLRAFVDELATKACTSLRRVFSSGEALPAELVGDFHAVCAAPLFNLYGPTEAAVDVTHWSCPAQGTPAAVPIGRPVWNTRIHVLDAALRPVPPGVVGELYLAGVQLARGYLERRGLTAERFVADPYGPPGTRMYRTGDLGAWDQDGCLRYAGRTDHQVKIRGQRIELGEIEAALGRHPGVAQAAVTALDSRLTAYVRPVGQAEGLAATLTRYLAEHLPAGWVPTAFVLLEEWPLTPSGKLDRKALPRPELTGSAAGRAPRTPQEELLCGLFAEVLGVDRVTIDDDFFHLGGHSLVAARVISRIRTALEVDLPLSALFEHPTVARLAEAAAAQSGIPKRPTLRRMPRPEEDE is encoded by the coding sequence GTGAGCAAGAACGCGATCGAGGACATCCTGCCCGTCACGCCCGTCCAGGAGGGGCTGCTCTTCCACGCGCTGTACGACGAGAGCTCGGCCGACGTCTACACCGCGCAGTTCGTCTTCGAGCTGCACGGACCGCTGGACCATGCGGCATTGCGGGCCGCCGCGCAGGCCGTGGTCCGCCGTCACCCGGCGCTGCGCAGCGCGTTCCGCCAGCGCCCCACGGGCGAGTGGGTGCAGGTGGTGGCGACCGACGCGCCGCTGCTCTGGCGGGAGTTGGACCTGAGCGCGCTGCCCTCGGCGGAGCGCGGTGCGCGGCTGGAGCGGCTGCTCGCCGACGACCGCACCCACCGCTTCGAGCTCGGCCGGCCCCGGCTCGTCCGGTTCAGCCTGCTGCGCCTGGACCAGGAGCGGCACGTGCTGGTCCTGATGAACCACCACCTGGTGCTGGACGGCTGGTCCACCGCGCAGCTGATGGGCGAGCTGTTCACGCTGTACGCACGCGGCGAAGCAGGCGAAGCGGCCGGTGCGCTGCCCGCCGTCCGCCCGTACCGGGACTTCCTCGGCTGGCTGGGCAAGCAGGACCGGCAGCAGGCGCTCGACGCCTGGCGCTCCGCGCTCGCCGGGGTCGAGGAGCCCACGCTGCTGGCCGGGCAGCAGCACGCCGCCGTGGCCCAGCGGCCCGAGCGGGTCGAGCTGGAGTTCTCCGCCGAGCAGACCCAGGCGCTGCTCGGCACGGCCCGCAGCCACGGGCTGACCCTCAACTCGCTGGTGCAGGGCGCCTGGGGCATCCTGCTCGGCACCCTCACCGGCCGCTCGGACGTGCTGTTCGGCGCCGCCGTCTCCGGCCGTCCGGCGGAGCTCGCGGGGGCCGAGGAGATCGTCGGGCTGCTGATCAACACCGTCCCGGTCCGGGTGCGCCTGGACCGCAACGAGACGGTGGCCGAACTGCTCACGACCGTGCAGGCCGAGCAGGCGGCGCTGACCCCGTACCACCACACCGCCCTCACCGACCTGCATGCCGTCACCGGCCAGAGCGCCCTCTTCGACACCCTCCTGGTCTTCGAGAACTACCCCGTGGACCTGGCGGCGATGCGGCTGCCCGGCGGTCCGGCCGTTGCCGACGTCCAGGTCTGGGACTCCGCCCACTACCCGCTGCGCCTGCTCGTGGTGCCGGGGACCCGGCTGCAGATCACCCTCGACTACCGGCCCGACCTGCTCGACCGAGCGGCGGTGGAGCGGATCGCGCAGCGCCTGCACCGCCTGCTGCCCGCCATGGCGGCGGACCCACGGCGCCCGGTCGCCCGTCTCGACCTGCTCACGGCCGACGAGCGCGAGCTGCTGGAGAGCTGGAACAGCACCGCGCACCCACTTCCTGACCTTCCCGATACGACGCTGCCCGACACCACGCTGCCCGTACTCATCGAGCGGCAGGCCGCCCGCACCCCCGACGCGACGGCCCTGGACGGCCCGGGCGGCAGCCGGACGTACGCGCAACTCAGCGCCGACGTCAACCAGTTGGCGCACCTGCTGGCCGAGCTGGGCGCGGGCCCGGAGACCACGGTCGGCGTCGCCCTGCCGCGTTCGGCGGACCTCCTGCTCGCGCTGCTGGCCGTGCTGAAGAGCGGCGCGGCCTACCTGCCGCTCGATCCCGACTACCCGCCCTCACGCACCGCCGACATCCTCGCCGACGCCGCGCCGCTGCTGGTGCTGACCAGCGCGGCGCTGGCCGCCGCGGTGCCCGCCCACCTTCCGGCGCTGGTCCTGGATGACGAGCAGGTCCAAGCCCGGCTGCGCGCGCAGCCGCGGACCGACCCGGCCTTCGGCCGACCGCACGGCGGCTCGCCGGCCTATGTCATCTACACTTCCGGCTCCACCGGCCGCCCCAAGGGCGTCGTGGTCGAGCACCGCGCGATCGTCAACCGGCTGCTGTGGATGCAGGACCGGTACCGGCTGGACGCCACCGACCGGGTGCTGCAGAAGACCCCAGCCGGCTTCGACGTGTCGGTGTGGGAGTTCTTCTGGCCGCTGATCAGCGGTGCGGCCGTGGTGGTCGCCCCGCCGGGCGCGCACCGCGAGCCCGACCGGCTGGCCCGGCTGATCCAGGACGCCGGCGTGACCACCGCGCACTTCGTTCCCTCGATGCTGCGCGCCTTCGTGGACGAGCTGGCGACCAAGGCCTGCACCAGCCTGCGCCGGGTCTTCAGCAGCGGCGAAGCACTGCCCGCCGAGCTGGTCGGCGACTTCCACGCCGTCTGCGCCGCACCGCTGTTCAACCTCTACGGGCCCACCGAGGCGGCGGTCGACGTCACGCACTGGAGCTGCCCCGCGCAGGGCACACCGGCGGCCGTACCGATCGGGCGTCCGGTCTGGAACACCCGGATCCACGTCCTGGACGCGGCGCTGCGCCCGGTGCCCCCGGGGGTCGTCGGCGAGCTCTACCTGGCCGGCGTCCAGCTCGCTCGCGGCTACCTGGAGCGGCGCGGCCTGACGGCGGAACGTTTCGTCGCCGACCCGTACGGCCCCCCCGGCACCCGGATGTACCGCACCGGGGACCTCGGGGCCTGGGATCAGGACGGCTGCCTGCGCTACGCCGGCCGGACCGACCACCAGGTCAAGATCCGCGGGCAGCGGATCGAGCTGGGCGAGATCGAGGCGGCGCTGGGCCGCCACCCCGGCGTCGCCCAGGCGGCGGTGACCGCGCTGGACTCCCGGCTGACGGCGTACGTACGGCCGGTGGGCCAGGCCGAGGGACTGGCAGCGACGCTCACGCGGTACCTCGCCGAGCACCTCCCGGCCGGCTGGGTGCCGACGGCCTTTGTGCTGCTGGAGGAGTGGCCGCTGACGCCCAGCGGCAAGCTGGACCGCAAGGCGCTGCCGCGCCCCGAGCTCACCGGCTCCGCCGCCGGCCGCGCACCGCGCACCCCGCAGGAGGAGCTGCTCTGCGGGCTGTTCGCCGAGGTGCTCGGCGTCGACCGCGTCACCATCGACGACGACTTCTTCCACCTGGGCGGGCACTCCCTGGTCGCCGCCCGGGTGATCAGTCGGATCCGTACCGCGCTGGAAGTGGACCTGCCGCTCAGCGCCCTGTTCGAACACCCCACCGTGGCGCGCCTCGCCGAGGCCGCCGCCGCACAGTCCGGCATCCCCAAGCGCCCCACTCTGCGCCGGATGCCGCGTCCCGAGGAGGACGAGTGA
- a CDS encoding non-ribosomal peptide synthetase, which produces MPAHESALVPLSRAQHGIWLAQQLDPTSSAYNLAQYTDIRGPLTLSVLDRAVRRLVGEVETAHVRLRPDGVSALQVPHDGPSRPLDSVDLSGERLPREAAERWMREAVERPVDLLAGPLFCTAVLRLAPDWHFLYVGGHHIITDGFSGSLVSARIAELYTALERGEQPAAHSFGTLTQLLEQDAAYRASERFEEDRAYWQAHLSDLPRPVALSGRPTGSMLMSGAAGATRRTGRIGAAQTAAVHAAARRAGTALPALAVAAVAAYIQRMTGESSVVLGLPVTARSNAVLRGTPGMVSNIVPLRLEVGADLRWTELVRAASAEMKRALRHQRYLHQDMRAELDIRDELGRTEGLFATQVNILPAGSGLRFGAATGTQIYLAGPVDDLSVVLQDHGTEGLMLEVEANASRYPAAEVAGHQQRLAAFLCAAAADPERTVGRTELLTPAERRWVLVQGRATSHREDPTATTLTERFAAQVARTPDATALSSDGIRYSYRELDLRANRLAHRLLASGVAAETPVVLLQERTPDLVVSMLAVIKAGGVYLPLDTRHPVQRLRTTARDSGALLVLCDAGTLELAEQLELPVVAVDAPRTWQDAPATEPAVTCRPAQLAYVMYTSGSTGTPKGVAISHEDILGLALDAVWDGEAHRRVLFHSPAAFDLATYEVWVPLLNGGQVVVAPPGELDIPTLGAALARHRVTALWLTAGLLRLVAEEDPGCLAGLRELWAGGDVVPAATVRRLREACPALVVVDGYGPTEATTFITYHRLAATDPVPDPVPIGRPFQGMRCYVLDERLRPVPPGSVGELYAGGIGLARGYVRHPGRTAERFVADPFAGGAAGAGGGARMYRTGDLVRWNGGGELEFVGRSDDQVKIRGFRIEPGEIESALADCPGVGQVAVDIRTGPRGDKRIVAYLVAQTPEQALRAHAAATLPSYMVPAAFVRLDALPLTGNGKVDRRALPAPDFGALEVAGQAPATATEASLCALFADVLGLASVGADGGFFELGGDSIMAIQLAGRARSAGLVFTPREVFEHGTPAALARVCRTEQAEPARERDPDAGIGPVPATPIVHHLRALGGPIDGYHQSVVLRSPAGLDEPTLHRAVQYLLDRHDALRLRLGPGQALGPVRDGDWQLSVAQRGEVSGKACVSRVDVEGSGAATADLVREARLRAARELAPQDGALVRVVWLDRGPDLPGRLVLVLHHLCVDGVSWRILVPELVAAYQAESAGAAPRLDPVGTPLKEWAEQLAAAADQPGTVAELAYWQQESAGDEPLLGRGRPDPARDVVATEARLTRTLAPELAEPLLTTVPAAFYTGTTEVLLAGLALAVTDWRERHGRPDGPVRVDLEGHGRQGERYGADLTRTVGWFTALYPVRLVTGAAQTAGAWAAGPAAGALIKRVKEQLRAVPGHGLGYGLLRHLNPRTGPLLAAAPTPQICFNYLGRTSQMEADWSVAVEDGALAGGGDPLMPLGHLLEIDAVAQEGPHGSELSVSWRWPRALLEEHEVADLADTWQRALEVLVRHGQSPRAGGHTPSDLALVELAQEEIEGFEADFAADAARGDEWDQDGDEDAWGTGR; this is translated from the coding sequence ATGCCCGCGCACGAGTCGGCCCTGGTGCCGCTTTCCCGAGCACAGCACGGAATCTGGCTGGCCCAACAGCTGGATCCGACGAGCAGCGCCTACAATCTGGCTCAGTACACCGACATCCGAGGGCCGTTGACGCTTTCGGTGCTCGACCGGGCGGTCCGGCGACTGGTCGGTGAGGTGGAGACCGCACACGTGCGGCTGCGGCCGGACGGGGTCAGCGCACTGCAGGTGCCGCACGACGGACCGAGCCGGCCCTTGGACTCGGTCGACCTGAGCGGCGAGCGGCTGCCGCGGGAGGCCGCCGAGCGCTGGATGCGCGAGGCGGTCGAGCGGCCGGTCGACCTGCTGGCCGGGCCGCTGTTTTGCACCGCCGTGCTCCGGCTCGCGCCCGACTGGCACTTCCTCTACGTGGGCGGCCACCACATCATCACGGACGGCTTCAGCGGCTCCCTGGTGAGCGCCCGGATCGCGGAGCTCTACACCGCGCTGGAACGCGGCGAGCAGCCCGCCGCCCACTCCTTCGGCACCCTCACCCAGCTGCTGGAGCAGGACGCCGCCTATCGGGCCTCGGAGCGCTTCGAGGAGGACCGGGCGTACTGGCAGGCGCACTTGAGCGACCTGCCCCGGCCCGTCGCGCTGTCCGGTCGGCCGACCGGCTCGATGCTGATGAGCGGGGCGGCCGGCGCGACCCGGCGGACGGGGAGGATCGGCGCCGCGCAGACGGCCGCCGTGCACGCGGCGGCCCGCCGGGCCGGGACCGCCCTGCCCGCGCTGGCGGTCGCCGCGGTGGCCGCCTACATCCAGCGGATGACCGGCGAGTCGAGTGTGGTGCTCGGCCTGCCGGTGACCGCGCGGAGCAACGCGGTGCTGCGCGGCACCCCCGGCATGGTGTCCAACATCGTGCCGTTGCGCCTGGAGGTCGGCGCGGACCTGCGCTGGACCGAGCTGGTGCGAGCCGCCTCGGCCGAGATGAAGCGGGCGCTGCGCCACCAGCGCTACCTCCATCAGGACATGCGCGCCGAACTGGACATCCGTGACGAACTGGGCCGCACCGAGGGCCTGTTCGCGACCCAGGTCAACATCCTGCCGGCCGGCAGCGGGCTGCGGTTCGGTGCCGCCACCGGCACCCAGATCTACCTGGCCGGGCCGGTCGACGACCTGTCCGTCGTGCTCCAGGACCACGGTACCGAGGGCCTGATGCTGGAGGTCGAGGCCAACGCGTCGCGCTACCCGGCTGCTGAGGTGGCCGGCCACCAGCAGCGGCTCGCCGCCTTCCTGTGCGCGGCCGCTGCGGATCCCGAACGCACCGTCGGCCGCACCGAGTTGCTGACGCCGGCCGAGCGCCGCTGGGTGCTGGTCCAGGGCAGGGCCACCTCGCACCGCGAGGATCCGACGGCGACCACGCTCACCGAGCGGTTCGCCGCCCAGGTGGCGCGCACGCCGGACGCGACCGCGCTGAGCTCCGACGGTATCCGGTACAGCTACCGGGAGTTGGACCTGCGAGCCAACCGCCTGGCGCACCGGCTGCTCGCGTCGGGGGTGGCGGCCGAGACGCCCGTGGTGCTGCTGCAGGAGCGCACCCCGGACCTGGTGGTCTCGATGCTGGCCGTGATCAAGGCGGGCGGCGTCTACCTGCCGCTGGACACCCGGCACCCGGTGCAGCGGCTGCGGACCACGGCGCGCGACAGCGGCGCGCTGCTGGTGCTCTGCGACGCCGGCACCCTGGAGCTCGCTGAGCAGCTGGAGCTGCCCGTGGTCGCGGTCGACGCTCCGCGGACCTGGCAGGACGCGCCGGCCACCGAGCCGGCCGTGACCTGCCGGCCGGCCCAGCTGGCGTACGTGATGTACACCTCCGGCTCCACCGGCACGCCCAAGGGCGTCGCCATCTCGCACGAGGACATCCTGGGGCTGGCGCTGGACGCCGTCTGGGACGGTGAGGCGCACCGGCGGGTGCTGTTCCACTCGCCCGCCGCCTTCGACCTGGCGACCTACGAGGTGTGGGTGCCGCTGCTGAACGGCGGCCAGGTCGTCGTCGCGCCGCCCGGCGAACTGGACATCCCCACCCTCGGTGCCGCGCTCGCGCGGCACCGGGTGACCGCGCTCTGGCTCACCGCCGGGCTGCTGCGGCTGGTGGCCGAGGAGGACCCGGGGTGCCTGGCCGGGCTCCGGGAGCTCTGGGCGGGCGGCGACGTGGTGCCCGCCGCGACGGTGCGCCGGCTGCGCGAGGCCTGCCCGGCGCTGGTGGTCGTCGACGGCTACGGTCCGACCGAGGCGACGACCTTCATCACCTACCACCGGCTGGCCGCCACCGACCCGGTGCCCGACCCGGTGCCGATCGGCCGGCCGTTCCAGGGGATGCGCTGCTACGTGCTGGACGAGCGGCTGCGGCCCGTCCCGCCGGGCAGCGTCGGCGAGTTGTACGCCGGCGGCATCGGCCTGGCGCGCGGCTACGTCCGGCACCCGGGTCGTACGGCCGAGCGCTTTGTGGCGGACCCGTTCGCCGGGGGAGCCGCGGGAGCCGGGGGAGGGGCGCGGATGTACCGCACCGGGGACCTGGTGCGCTGGAACGGCGGCGGCGAGCTGGAGTTCGTCGGGCGCAGCGACGACCAGGTGAAGATCCGCGGTTTCCGGATCGAGCCGGGCGAGATCGAGTCCGCGCTGGCCGACTGCCCCGGTGTCGGCCAGGTGGCGGTGGACATCCGCACCGGGCCGCGCGGGGACAAGCGCATCGTCGCCTATCTGGTGGCGCAGACCCCCGAGCAGGCACTGCGGGCCCATGCGGCCGCCACCCTGCCGTCCTACATGGTGCCCGCGGCCTTTGTGCGGCTCGACGCGCTGCCGCTGACCGGCAACGGGAAGGTGGACCGCCGTGCCCTGCCCGCACCGGACTTCGGCGCGCTGGAGGTCGCCGGGCAGGCCCCGGCGACTGCGACCGAGGCGAGCCTGTGCGCGCTGTTCGCCGACGTCCTCGGCCTCGCCTCGGTGGGCGCGGACGGCGGGTTCTTCGAGCTCGGCGGGGACAGCATCATGGCGATCCAGCTGGCCGGCCGGGCCCGGTCGGCCGGCCTGGTGTTCACGCCCCGGGAGGTCTTCGAGCACGGCACGCCGGCCGCGCTGGCCCGGGTCTGCCGCACCGAGCAGGCGGAGCCGGCCCGGGAGCGCGACCCGGACGCCGGCATCGGCCCGGTCCCGGCCACCCCGATCGTCCACCACCTGCGCGCCCTCGGCGGGCCGATCGACGGCTACCACCAGTCCGTGGTGCTGCGCAGCCCGGCCGGTCTGGACGAGCCGACGCTGCACCGGGCGGTGCAGTACCTGCTGGACCGGCACGACGCGCTGCGCCTGCGGCTGGGGCCCGGACAGGCCCTGGGGCCGGTCCGGGACGGCGACTGGCAGCTGTCGGTCGCCCAGCGCGGCGAGGTGTCCGGCAAGGCGTGCGTGAGCCGGGTCGACGTCGAGGGCTCCGGCGCCGCGACGGCGGACCTGGTGCGTGAGGCCCGGCTCCGGGCCGCGCGCGAACTGGCGCCGCAGGACGGCGCGTTGGTCCGCGTGGTCTGGCTGGACCGCGGCCCCGACCTGCCGGGTCGGCTGGTGCTGGTGCTGCACCACCTCTGCGTGGACGGCGTCTCCTGGCGGATCCTGGTGCCCGAACTGGTCGCCGCGTACCAGGCGGAGAGCGCCGGCGCCGCGCCGCGCCTGGACCCGGTCGGCACCCCGCTCAAGGAGTGGGCCGAGCAGCTGGCGGCCGCCGCCGACCAGCCCGGGACGGTCGCCGAACTCGCCTACTGGCAGCAGGAGTCGGCCGGCGACGAGCCGCTGCTGGGCCGCGGCCGGCCGGACCCGGCGCGCGATGTCGTCGCCACGGAGGCCCGGCTGACCCGCACCCTGGCGCCCGAGCTGGCCGAGCCGCTGCTGACCACCGTGCCGGCAGCCTTCTACACCGGCACCACCGAGGTGCTGCTCGCCGGCCTGGCGCTGGCGGTGACCGACTGGCGCGAGCGGCACGGCCGCCCGGACGGCCCGGTCCGGGTGGACCTGGAGGGCCACGGCCGCCAGGGCGAGCGGTACGGCGCCGACCTGACCCGTACGGTCGGCTGGTTCACCGCGCTGTATCCGGTGCGGCTGGTCACCGGCGCCGCGCAGACGGCCGGCGCCTGGGCGGCGGGCCCGGCGGCCGGCGCGCTGATCAAGCGGGTCAAGGAGCAGCTGCGGGCGGTGCCCGGGCACGGTCTCGGCTACGGCCTGCTGCGCCACCTCAACCCGCGGACCGGGCCGCTGCTCGCCGCCGCGCCGACCCCGCAGATCTGCTTCAACTACCTCGGCCGCACATCCCAGATGGAGGCCGACTGGTCGGTGGCCGTCGAGGACGGCGCGCTCGCCGGCGGCGGCGATCCGCTGATGCCGCTCGGCCACCTGCTGGAGATCGACGCGGTCGCCCAGGAGGGGCCGCACGGCAGCGAGTTGAGCGTCAGCTGGCGCTGGCCACGCGCACTCCTCGAGGAGCACGAGGTGGCAGACCTGGCCGACACCTGGCAGCGGGCGCTGGAGGTGCTGGTGCGCCATGGGCAATCGCCCCGGGCGGGCGGGCACACCCCGTCGGACCTGGCGCTGGTGGAGCTGGCGCAGGAGGAGATCGAGGGCTTCGAGGCGGACTTCGCCGCCGACGCGGCCCGGGGCGACGAGTGGGACCAGGACGGGGACGAGGACGCATGGGGGACCGGCCGGTGA
- a CDS encoding MbtH family protein, producing MANPFENDDAQYCVLVNDEGQHSLWPAALEVPAGWVARFGPSPREECLGYVEEHWTDMRPLSLVREMDALS from the coding sequence ATGGCCAATCCATTTGAGAACGACGACGCCCAGTACTGCGTTCTGGTCAACGACGAGGGACAGCACTCGCTCTGGCCCGCGGCGCTTGAGGTGCCGGCCGGCTGGGTGGCGCGGTTCGGCCCGTCGCCGCGCGAGGAGTGCCTCGGCTACGTCGAGGAGCACTGGACCGACATGCGCCCGCTCAGCCTGGTCCGCGAGATGGACGCGTTGTCCTGA